The following DNA comes from Cryobacterium psychrophilum.
GCATGGATGTAGGCCAGTTCCTTGAGCTTGAGGGCCCCCTCGAGGGCGATGGGGAAACCCACGTGGCGGCCGAGGAACAGCACCGCACGGGTGTCGGACATGTAGCGGGCGAGCTGACGCACCTCATCCTCGGCGAGCAGCGTCGTGGCGAGCTTCTCCGGAATGGCCTGCAGCTCCTCAACCTGAGTCAGCTGCTCGGCGTCGGTCAGTGTGCCGCGAACCCGCGCCAGGTGCAACGCGAAGAGGTACAGCGCCGAGATCTGGGCGACGAAGGCCTTGGTCGACGCCACGGCAACTTCGGGTCCGGCGTGCGTGTAAATCACGGCGTCGGACTCGCGCGGAATGGTGGCACCCTGCGTGTTGCAGATGGAGATGGTCTTGGCGCCGAGGGACATGGCGTACTTGACGGCCATGAGCGTGTCCATGGTCTCGCCGGACTGGCTGATCGAGATCACGAGTGTGTCGCTGGTGAGCACCGGGTCGCGGTAGCGGAATTCGTGGCTGAGCTCAACGTCCACGGGAACCTGGGCCCACTTCTCAATGGCGTACTTCGCGGTCTGTCCGGCGTAGGCAGCCGTGCCGCAGGCGATGATGACGATGCGACGGATGCCCGCGAGCACGTCATCTCCGAAGGCGACGAGTTCGGGAACCACGACGTGGCCGTCGGCGATGCGTCCGCGCAGGGTGTTGGCAACGGCGTCGGGCTGCTCGGAGACTTCCTTGGCCATGAAGCTCGACCATCCGCCCTTTTCCGACGCCGAAGCGTCCCAGGCGATGTCGAACTCTTCGGTTTCCACGCCAACGCCATCGAAATCGGTCACGGTCACGCTCGTGGGGGTGATGGTCACGATCTGGTCCTGACCGATGGCCACGGCGCGGCGCGTGTACTCCACGAAGGCGGCCACGTCGGAGCCGAGGAAGTTCTCACCGTCGCCGAGCCCGATCACCAGCGGGGAGTTGCGGCGTGCGCCCACGACGATGCCGGGCTGGTCCTTGTGCACCGCGAGCAGGGTGAAGGCCCCGTCGAGGCGTGCGACCACGGCACGGAATGCCTCGGCGAGGTCACCGACGCGCTGGTACTCGCGGCCGAGCAGCACGGACGCCACCTCGGTGTCGGTCTCGCTCAAGAAGGTGAAGCCCTCGGCAAGCAGCTCGGCGCGAAGCGGCGCGAAGTTCTCGATGATGCCGTTGTGAATGAGGGCGAGCTTGCCGTTGTCGCCGAGGTGCGGGTGTGCATTCACGTCGGTGGGGCCACCGTGGGTCGCCCAGCGGGTGTGTCCGATTCCGGTGCGCCCGTTCGCAATGGGGTGCGCCGCGAGCTCGTCGGAGAGCACGGCGAGCTTGCCCGCGCGCTTCACCGTGGTGAGCTCGCCATTATCGTCGATCACGGCGATGCCGGCCGAGTCGTACCCCCGATACTCAAGCCTGCGCAGACCGCCCATAAGGACCTCGACGCTTTTACTGTCTCCGACATAACCCACGATTCCGCACATAGCGTTGATTTTAGTCGGACTAAGCTTGGGCAAATGTCCGATCCGATGTTCAGCGTGCGCAATAACGGTCACGCTACCCCCTTCGTGGAACTCGACCGGGCCGATTGGGCGGCCCTCGCACCCACCACCCAGCTGCCGCTGAAAGAGACAGAACTCGTGCAACTGCGCGGGCTCGGCGAGCCGCTTGACCTCAGCGAGGTCACGGATGTCTACCTTCCGCTCAGTCGGCTGCTCAACCTCTACGCCGCCGGGGCCCGGCAACTGCACCGGGCCACGAGCGACTTTCTCGGTGAGAGAGCGCAACGCACGCCCTTCGTGATCGGCGTGGCGGGCTCAGTGGCCGTGGGCAAGTCCACGATTGCCCGCTTGCTGCGCGAGATGCTGGCACGCTGGGAGGACACTCCCCGGGTGGAGCTCGTCACCACCGACGGCTTCCTCTTTCCGAACGCCGAACTGGCTCGCAGAGGCCTGATGGAGCGTAAGGGTTTTCCGGAGGCCTACGATCGCCGGGCCCTCCTGCGCTTCGTGAGCGCCATCAAGAGCGGTGCGACCGAGGTTCGGGCGCCGTTCTACTCGCACCTCACCTATGACATCGTGCCCGACGCCCAGATCGTGGTGCGGCGGCCAGACATCCTCATCGTCGAGGGCTTGAACGTGCTGCAGCCGCCCGCGGCCGGACACGGCCTCGCCGTCAGTGACCTCTTCGACTTCACCATCTATGTGGATGCCCGCACCCAGGACATCGCCCGGTGGTACGAGGAGCGTTTCCTGAAACTGCAGCGCGGCGCCTTCGCCAACCCCAGGTCGTACTTTCACCGCTATGCCTCGCTCACCGAAGACGAGGCGCGAGCGCGGGCACGCAGCATCTGGAAGAGCATCAACGAACCCAACCTGTTGCAGAACATTCGCCCGACCAGGTCGCGGGCCACGCTCGTGCTGCGCAAGGACCCGACGCACCTGGTCTCCACCGTGCTGCTCCGCAAGGTTTAGGGCGATACCTCAGTCGACCGTTTCTTCCTCGAGAACACGTTCGACGTCCTCAGGCCGGCGTGCACCGGACAGGCGAAGGGTGGCAAGCAGACCGAAGACGAGGAACCCGGCCGCGGCGAGCGCCGAGTATCTGGTGCCATCGCTGAACGCGTCCCTGGCGGCGTTCCCGATCTCCGGGTTCTCTTCCACGAGTCCGGGGATGGCCCCTCCGGCACTGACCACCACGGTGTCCACGATCTGACTTCGCGCGGACTCTGGCAGCCCGGGGAACTGATCGGCGAGCCTTGTATCGAGGGACGCCCCGACCGAGGTGAAGAGAATCGTTCCGAGCACGGCAATCCCGAGGGCCGAACCGATCTGCCTGGCCGTGCTGGACGTTCCGGACCCCTGACCGCTTTGGTCCACCGGCACGTCCTTGAGTACCACTCCGGTCAGCTGCGCCGTGGCCAGGCCCACCCCGATGCCGTACACGAAGAGGAACGGAACGATGGTGACCCACGATGCGGTCGAGCCGATGGCCAGCCCGAGCCCGGTGACGCCCAGGATCTCGGCGGCAATTCCGACCTGTACCAGGGTGACCGGCGTCACCTTCTGGCTGAATGCGCCCGCCACTCCACTGGCAAAAAACGAACCGATGGCCAGTGCCAGCAGCACGAATCCGGTCTGCAGGGCGTTGTAGCCGAGCACATTCTGCAGCCAGAGCGGCAGCGACAGGATGATTCCGAATTCGCCGAGGGAGACGATCATGGCTGCAATGTTCCCGTTTCGGAACGAGGGAATCGCGAACAGCGAGAAGGCCAGGAGCGTGCTCTTGCCCGCGCGCTGACGACGGATGCCCCACCAGATGAACAAGGCGCCGGACACGACGGTGACCGCACCCGTAATGGGGATCGGTGAGAGCGCGAACGGCCACGTCCAGGTGCCGATGACGGGAGCATGGGCGGTGTTGGTGAGCCACCAGCCGTAGCTGCGTCCCTCGATCAGGCCGAAGACGAGGGACGCGCTCGCGATGATGGACAGGGCCGCACCGACAACGTCGAGGCGGCGCGGCGGGCCGGCGTCTTTCGATTCCGCCACGCACAGGAGCACCCCGACGATGATGATCACGGCGAGGGGAATGTTGATGCCGAACGCCCATCGCCAGGAGTAGTACGTGGTCAGCCATCCGCCCAGAAGCGGACCGACCGCGACCATGCCGCCGATGGTCGAACCCCAGATCGCGAACGCGAAGCCACGTTCCTTGCCACGGAAGGTGGCATTGATCAACGACAGGGTGGTCGGCAGCACCATGGCACCACCGACGCCCTGAAGAATTCGGGAACCAATGAGTACGTTCCCGGAGGAGGCCAGGGCTGCGAGGACGGAGGCCGCAGCGAAGACGCTGATGCCGGTGATCAGAAGTCGCCGGCGGCCGTAGCGATCCGCGAGCGTTCCGAAGACGAGCAGCAGGGCCGCGAAAACGAGGGTGTAGCTCTCCTGCACCCACTGCACCTGGGTCGAGGTGATGTCCAGGTCGCGCACGATCGACGGGACCGAGACGTTGACAATCGTCGAATCAACGATGATCAACGCCACGGCGATGCTAATGAAGACCAGACCGGCCCAGCGCCGGGTGGAAACGGTGGGAGCCGTAACGTTTGACATGAATCAATCTCCTAGCGCAGTGAGTCCCGGCCGAGTTTCGACGGCCACCAGATGGCACGGCCGATGTCATAGGACACGGCCGGTACGAGCAGAGACCGCACGATGACCGTGTCGAGGAGCACACCGAATGCGACGATGAAGGCAATCTGCACCAGGAACAGGATCGGGATCACCGCCAACGCCGCGAACGTGGCCGCCAGAACGACTCCGGCCGAGGTGATGACGCTCCCGGTCATGGCAAGACCACGCAGGATTCCGGGTCTCGTGCCCATCCGCATCGTCTCTTCCCTCACCCTGGTCATCAGGAAAATGTTGTAATCCACCCCGAGCGCCACCAGGAAGACGAAGCCGAACAGCGGCACCGTCGCATCCGCTCCCGGGAAGTCGAACACGTGATTGAACACGATTGCCGACACGCCGAGGGCGGCCGCATAGGAGACGACCACGCTCGCCACCAGCAACACCGGGGCCACGATCGAACGCAGCAGCAGCATGAGGATCGCCAGGATGACCAGCAGAACGATGGGAATGATCCTGACGAGGTCGCTTTGCGCGGTCGTGTTGGTGTCCAGTGCGATCGCGGTCACACCGCCGACCAGCACACCGGCATCCGTCGCGGGGAGGTCTTCCCTGAGGGTGCGTACGACACCTTCGGCCGTCTGGGAATCGGCCTGTGACGAGAGCACGGCATTGATCAGCACCTGTCCGTCTCTCACGACCGGCTCGGCCGGGGCGCCGGGGCCGGTGTTGCCGGTGTAGATCGCCGCCGAGCTGACGCCGTCGGCCGACTCCACGGCCCGCAGCGTGGCATCCGCGTTGCCTCGGTCGGTCACGATGACGACCGGGCTTCCGGCACCGCTGGGGAAGTGTTCAGCGGCCACCTTTTGACCGTCGACCGCTTCGGACTGGGTGAGGATGATGTCGGTCTGCGCCACCCCGTTCGCCTGCAGCTGCAACAGGCCAAGCGAACAGGCCACGAGCAGCAGCACGGAGGCGACCCAGGTGACGCGCGGTCGACGCGCGACGAGGCCTCCGACCCGTCCCCACAGGCCCCGCACACCCTGCAGCCCGTCAAAGGACGCAACGGCGCTGTGCCGGGCGGGGGTGTCGTCGGTGCCGACGCGCGGGCGGAACGGCCAGAAAGCGACGCGGCCGAAGAGAACCAGCAGAACGGGCAAGAGGGTCAGCGAGGCGAAGAGCGAGAAGACAATCCCGATCGCGGCGATGGGCCCCAGGCTCCGGTTCGAGTTCAGATCGGAGAACAGCAGGCAGAGCAGGGCGATGATCACGGTCGCCCCGGACGCCACGATGGGTTCGAGCGCCGCCCGCCACGCGCGTGCCATTGCCGCCCACTTGGACTCGACCTGGCGGAGAGCTTCCCGGTACCGCGCCACGAGAAGCAGGGAGTAGTCGGTTGCCGCTCCGATCACCAGGATCGACAGGATGCCCTGGCTCTGTCCGCTCAGCTGGATCCACCCCCAGCTGGCGAAGGCGTACACCAGCAGGATCGCGGCCGACAGTGCAAAGATCGACGTGAACAGCACGAGAAACGGCAGCACGATGGAGCGGTAGACCAGCAGGAGGATGAGGAAGACGGCGCCGGCCGCCACCAGGAGCAGGAGGCCGTCGATTCCGGCAAACGCGGCGACCAGGTCCGCCGTGAGGCCCGCCGGACCGGTGACATAGGCGGTCGTCGACGAGGTCGTGGACGCGTCCGCGACCGCACGGAGGTCGGCGACAACCGTATCCACCTCTTCCGTGTCGCTGATGGGCACAATGAATTCGACGGCCATGCCGTCCTCCGACGGAATCGGTCCGACCACCGCGGGAGCGCCCGGCGCCTGCGGGGCTTGAACCCCGGTGACCGCGCCGAGCTGCAGCCCCACGTCGGCGTAGGACGCGAGATCGGCCGGGGAAATCGTGGTGTCGGAGACGAAGAGCACAATCGCGGGAATGGCCTGTGAGTCCGTGAATTTCTGCTGCACCTCGTTCACCCGGGTGGATTCGGCGCTGGCCGGGAGGAAGGCGGCCTGATCATTGCTCGACACGGAGGAGAGCTTGCCAAAGGTCGGTCCGCCGAAGGCAGCGGCCGTCAGCCAGATGATCAGAAGAACCACCGGCAGCACAATTCGCAGCCAGCGCGGTGGATTCCAGTCACGGCGTCGAGTTGGATCGGTCATAGAAGGGTCAAGGCCTTTCACGTACATAAATAATCAGCAGCAAAGTGATGAGGAAACCCACCGAATAATTGATCCAGAGGAAGCGTTTCCAGCCACGGTTGGCCGCTTCCGATTCTTCGTCGGAGACGGAGCGGAATGGCATCGCGGTGGCAATGTAGGGCAGCACCAGAAGGGCGGCCAGCGGCCCCGGCCACGTGGTGGGGAGCATCAGGAGACCGGCAACGGCCCACGCCGCCATGGCGAAGCGCACCGTCCAGCGAGCGCCCATGACGGTGGCGACCGAGCGGATGCCGCCGGCCCGATCCGGCACCACATCCTGCACGGCACCGAAGGCGTGGCTCGCGATCCCCCACAGGAAGACAGCGATCAAGAGCAACAGCAGCTCGAAGGTGAGGGTCGCACCGGCCAGCACGAGTCCATAGAGGGCCGGCGAAACGAAGTGCGTGCTGGAGGTGATCGAATCCAGAAATGGCTTCTCCTTGAAGCGCAGTCCCGGAACGGAGTACGCGGCAACGGCAAAGAGACTGACGGCCAGAACCAGCCAGGACAGCGGGTTGCCCAGCAGGACCAGCACGATGATGAAGGGAACGGCGGTGAGTACCGCGACCTGCAGGACCAACCGGTGATCGGCGCGTTGCAGCACGGCGCCTTCGAGACCGCCCTTGCGCGGATTGGCCAGGTCCGATTCGTAATCGAATACATCGTTGATTCCGTACATCGCGAGGTTGTACGGCACCAGAAAGAAGATTGTTCCGACCAGGAGGGCCGCATCGATCTCCCCGACGGTCAGGTAGTAGACGGCAGCGAAAGGGAACGCGGTGTTGATCCAGCTGACCGGACGCGACGCCAGGAACAGCGCACCCATGATCCGGCGGGTGCGGTTAGCGCTCATCTGCGCCTCGCCTCCCGAAGAGAAGCCACAGCGACGGGAGCAGGATCAACCCGGCGAGGGGGTAGGCGAAGTCCTCCACCGGTGCAACGCCGACGAGGAGACCGGACGTGGTGCCCGACGCATAGGCCATCAATCCGCTCTGAATCATCACGTTGTCGAAAACGGCGGTGAGGATCATCACCACCACCCCCGCGGCCACGATAGGCAGCCGCCACCGAACGAGAAGGGTTCGCCGCGACGCCCGCCACGAGCCGAGTGCGGCCAGCAACACCACGGCGGCGACCACGAGGAAGATCAGGCTCAACCATGCATAGGTCACGATCGGCGCTCCCTGACTCGGCTCACAGCCGGCTCGATGCCGCCGATGAGCACCATGATCAGGTAGCAGAGGAACGCAAGAAAGAGGGGTTCCTCAAGTGGCAGCTCCGGTGCCAGGAGAACGCCCGTCATGAAGCTCGTTTCACCGCGGAAGAAGATTCCCAGATAAATTCCCAGCAGGTCCCAAACCAGGAAGAACGCCACCCCGATGACCAGCACCGCCGCCGCGCGCGGCGCATCCTTCCAGAAGAAGAGACGGTATCGCCTGTCGATCAGTACCATGCAGCCGATCACGACCACGAGAATCACGAGGTAGCTCAAGCTCACAGCGGCTCCGGCAATGCCGGCGTGCTGGTATCCCCGCGCAGCCTCTTGATGACAAGTTCGGCACTGATCAGGCACATCGGCAGGCCGATCCCGGGAACCGTCGTGCCGCCGGAATAGAACAGACCATCCACTTTTGCGGACACGTTCTTGCCACGCAGGAACGCGCTCTGACGCAGGGTGTGCGCGGGGCCGAGCGCGCTGCCCTTCCACGAGTTCAGGTCCCGTTCGAAATCCGCCGGCCCCACTGTTCGCCGCAGCACGATGCGCTCGGCCAGGTCGGGAATGCCCGCCCAATCGGCGATCTGTTCAATGACCGTGTCGGCAACGGCTTCGACCATTGCGTCACCTTCACCATTCACTCCGCCCCCACCGATCGTCGGGTCTGCCGGTACGGGAACGAGAACGAAGAGGTTCTCGTGCCCGGCCGGTGCCACCGCGCCATCCGTTGCGCTCGGGCGGCAGACATAGATTGACGCGGGGTCAGGAACGGAGGTCGGCTGGGCGAAGATGCGGCCGAAGTTCTCGGCCCAATCCTCGGTAAAGAACAGGCTGTGATGAGCGAGTGGGGGCAGCGTTCCACGCACCCCGAGGTACACCAGGACGGCTCCGGGGCCGGCGATTTTCTTCTCCCACCACTTCTCCGGATACGTGCGCAGTGCTTCGGGGAGCAACTCGGTTTCCGTGTGGTGCAGGTCGGCCGTCGACACCACGATGTCCGCGTTTGCGTGCCGCGCGACTCCGGTGGAATCGGTGTACCGCACTCCGGTCACGGTGGTGCGCCCGCGCGTGACGCTTGTGGATATCGCGGTCGCGCGAGCGCCGGTGACGATATCGACCCCCTCGTTGCCCGCGAGGCGCGCGATTGCCTCGATGACCTCGGTGAACCCGCCATCCGGGTAGTAGACACCGTCCTCGAGGTCCAGGTGGCTCATCAGGTGATAGAGGCTCGGCGTCATCGACGGGGCCGATCCGAGGAAGACGGCGGGATATCCGAGAATCTGGCGCAAGCGGTTATCGGTGAACGCGCGGGCAACGAACCGATCGAGCGGTTGCAGCAGCAGCCGGGCGAGTCGAACGGTTCGCGTCAGCACATCAGGCACGAGGAGGGTTCGGAACGAGGCGAAGGTGCTGTACAGAAAACGGCGTACCGCAACGATGTAGGTATCTCGTGCCGAGTCGAGGTATTTTTCGAGCGCGGCTGCCGCTCCCGGTTCGATCCGCTCGAAAGTCCGCAGGTTCGTGGCTCTGTCGGCCGCGATATCCACCGAGTCAGAGTGCTTCTCGAAGAACACGCGATACCCGGGATCCAGTCGGGTGAGCGTGAGCTGTTCGTCGCTGGAGGTACCGAGCAGGCGAAAGAAGTGGTCGAATACTTCCGGCATCAGGTACCAGGAGGGCCCCGTGTCGAAGCGGAAACCATCCCGCTCCCAGCTGCCCGCCCGACCGCCGAGTTCACTGCGCGCTTCAAGCAGCGTGACGTTGAGTCCTTCTCGAGCCAGCAGAGAGGCGGTTGCCAGGCCAGCGATGCCGCCGCCGATAACGACGGCTGTTTTCTTGTCGCTCACCGCTCTCAACGCGCCCGTCCGTGCATCGTTGCCGCTATGACAATCGCGAGCTTGCCTGCGTTGGGGACACGAATGCGCGCCGCCAGCAGGTCGGCTGCCGGGGTTGCCCGCAGACGCTGGGTCAACGCGGCAAACAGTCCGTGTGCCGCGTCGACCGCTACGCGGCAGTTCTGTGGCAATTCCGGAATGACCGCCGCCGCCGCGTCGAGGTCGGCCTCGATGTCGGCAACCAGGTCCAACTTCTGTGTTTCGGTCAGGCGATCGGGATCGATGTGCGGGAAGTAGTTTCGACCCAGATCGTGCCAGTCGGCGCGAAGGTCGCGCAGAAAGTTGATCTTCTGAAAGGCAGACCCCAGCCTCCGGGCACCACTCTCGAGCCGTGCGCGTTGGTCGGAATCGCATGGAACCCCGGCCAGGAACGCGTTCAGGCACATGAGCCCGATGACTTCTGCCGACCCGTAGATGTAGTCGCTCACCTCGTCGACCGTGAAGCCTGCGGGGTCGAGGTCACGTCTCATGGATGCGAAGAACGGGCGGGTCAG
Coding sequences within:
- the glmS gene encoding glutamine--fructose-6-phosphate transaminase (isomerizing) produces the protein MCGIVGYVGDSKSVEVLMGGLRRLEYRGYDSAGIAVIDDNGELTTVKRAGKLAVLSDELAAHPIANGRTGIGHTRWATHGGPTDVNAHPHLGDNGKLALIHNGIIENFAPLRAELLAEGFTFLSETDTEVASVLLGREYQRVGDLAEAFRAVVARLDGAFTLLAVHKDQPGIVVGARRNSPLVIGLGDGENFLGSDVAAFVEYTRRAVAIGQDQIVTITPTSVTVTDFDGVGVETEEFDIAWDASASEKGGWSSFMAKEVSEQPDAVANTLRGRIADGHVVVPELVAFGDDVLAGIRRIVIIACGTAAYAGQTAKYAIEKWAQVPVDVELSHEFRYRDPVLTSDTLVISISQSGETMDTLMAVKYAMSLGAKTISICNTQGATIPRESDAVIYTHAGPEVAVASTKAFVAQISALYLFALHLARVRGTLTDAEQLTQVEELQAIPEKLATTLLAEDEVRQLARYMSDTRAVLFLGRHVGFPIALEGALKLKELAYIHAEGFAAGELKHGPIALIEPGQPVFVVVPSPRGSAHLHPKVVSNIQEIRARGARIIAIAESGDAAVLPFADTVIHIPLAAPLFEPLLAVVPLQMFAMELAIAKGLDVDQPRNLAKSVTVE
- the coaA gene encoding type I pantothenate kinase, which codes for MSDPMFSVRNNGHATPFVELDRADWAALAPTTQLPLKETELVQLRGLGEPLDLSEVTDVYLPLSRLLNLYAAGARQLHRATSDFLGERAQRTPFVIGVAGSVAVGKSTIARLLREMLARWEDTPRVELVTTDGFLFPNAELARRGLMERKGFPEAYDRRALLRFVSAIKSGATEVRAPFYSHLTYDIVPDAQIVVRRPDILIVEGLNVLQPPAAGHGLAVSDLFDFTIYVDARTQDIARWYEERFLKLQRGAFANPRSYFHRYASLTEDEARARARSIWKSINEPNLLQNIRPTRSRATLVLRKDPTHLVSTVLLRKV
- a CDS encoding MFS transporter, which codes for MSNVTAPTVSTRRWAGLVFISIAVALIIVDSTIVNVSVPSIVRDLDITSTQVQWVQESYTLVFAALLLVFGTLADRYGRRRLLITGISVFAAASVLAALASSGNVLIGSRILQGVGGAMVLPTTLSLINATFRGKERGFAFAIWGSTIGGMVAVGPLLGGWLTTYYSWRWAFGINIPLAVIIIVGVLLCVAESKDAGPPRRLDVVGAALSIIASASLVFGLIEGRSYGWWLTNTAHAPVIGTWTWPFALSPIPITGAVTVVSGALFIWWGIRRQRAGKSTLLAFSLFAIPSFRNGNIAAMIVSLGEFGIILSLPLWLQNVLGYNALQTGFVLLALAIGSFFASGVAGAFSQKVTPVTLVQVGIAAEILGVTGLGLAIGSTASWVTIVPFLFVYGIGVGLATAQLTGVVLKDVPVDQSGQGSGTSSTARQIGSALGIAVLGTILFTSVGASLDTRLADQFPGLPESARSQIVDTVVVSAGGAIPGLVEENPEIGNAARDAFSDGTRYSALAAAGFLVFGLLATLRLSGARRPEDVERVLEEETVD
- a CDS encoding MMPL family transporter, which produces MTDPTRRRDWNPPRWLRIVLPVVLLIIWLTAAAFGGPTFGKLSSVSSNDQAAFLPASAESTRVNEVQQKFTDSQAIPAIVLFVSDTTISPADLASYADVGLQLGAVTGVQAPQAPGAPAVVGPIPSEDGMAVEFIVPISDTEEVDTVVADLRAVADASTTSSTTAYVTGPAGLTADLVAAFAGIDGLLLLVAAGAVFLILLLVYRSIVLPFLVLFTSIFALSAAILLVYAFASWGWIQLSGQSQGILSILVIGAATDYSLLLVARYREALRQVESKWAAMARAWRAALEPIVASGATVIIALLCLLFSDLNSNRSLGPIAAIGIVFSLFASLTLLPVLLVLFGRVAFWPFRPRVGTDDTPARHSAVASFDGLQGVRGLWGRVGGLVARRPRVTWVASVLLLVACSLGLLQLQANGVAQTDIILTQSEAVDGQKVAAEHFPSGAGSPVVIVTDRGNADATLRAVESADGVSSAAIYTGNTGPGAPAEPVVRDGQVLINAVLSSQADSQTAEGVVRTLREDLPATDAGVLVGGVTAIALDTNTTAQSDLVRIIPIVLLVILAILMLLLRSIVAPVLLVASVVVSYAAALGVSAIVFNHVFDFPGADATVPLFGFVFLVALGVDYNIFLMTRVREETMRMGTRPGILRGLAMTGSVITSAGVVLAATFAALAVIPILFLVQIAFIVAFGVLLDTVIVRSLLVPAVSYDIGRAIWWPSKLGRDSLR
- a CDS encoding prenyltransferase encodes the protein MSANRTRRIMGALFLASRPVSWINTAFPFAAVYYLTVGEIDAALLVGTIFFLVPYNLAMYGINDVFDYESDLANPRKGGLEGAVLQRADHRLVLQVAVLTAVPFIIVLVLLGNPLSWLVLAVSLFAVAAYSVPGLRFKEKPFLDSITSSTHFVSPALYGLVLAGATLTFELLLLLIAVFLWGIASHAFGAVQDVVPDRAGGIRSVATVMGARWTVRFAMAAWAVAGLLMLPTTWPGPLAALLVLPYIATAMPFRSVSDEESEAANRGWKRFLWINYSVGFLITLLLIIYVRERP
- a CDS encoding lycopene cyclase domain-containing protein, producing the protein MTYAWLSLIFLVVAAVVLLAALGSWRASRRTLLVRWRLPIVAAGVVVMILTAVFDNVMIQSGLMAYASGTTSGLLVGVAPVEDFAYPLAGLILLPSLWLLFGRRGADER
- a CDS encoding lycopene cyclase domain-containing protein, encoding MSLSYLVILVVVIGCMVLIDRRYRLFFWKDAPRAAAVLVIGVAFFLVWDLLGIYLGIFFRGETSFMTGVLLAPELPLEEPLFLAFLCYLIMVLIGGIEPAVSRVRERRS
- the crtI gene encoding phytoene desaturase family protein, which gives rise to MSDKKTAVVIGGGIAGLATASLLAREGLNVTLLEARSELGGRAGSWERDGFRFDTGPSWYLMPEVFDHFFRLLGTSSDEQLTLTRLDPGYRVFFEKHSDSVDIAADRATNLRTFERIEPGAAAALEKYLDSARDTYIVAVRRFLYSTFASFRTLLVPDVLTRTVRLARLLLQPLDRFVARAFTDNRLRQILGYPAVFLGSAPSMTPSLYHLMSHLDLEDGVYYPDGGFTEVIEAIARLAGNEGVDIVTGARATAISTSVTRGRTTVTGVRYTDSTGVARHANADIVVSTADLHHTETELLPEALRTYPEKWWEKKIAGPGAVLVYLGVRGTLPPLAHHSLFFTEDWAENFGRIFAQPTSVPDPASIYVCRPSATDGAVAPAGHENLFVLVPVPADPTIGGGGVNGEGDAMVEAVADTVIEQIADWAGIPDLAERIVLRRTVGPADFERDLNSWKGSALGPAHTLRQSAFLRGKNVSAKVDGLFYSGGTTVPGIGLPMCLISAELVIKRLRGDTSTPALPEPL
- a CDS encoding phytoene/squalene synthase family protein encodes the protein MTIQRTDAANGLSLYSHAAHMSSAGIIREYSTSFGMATRLLGRQIRPHIENIYGLVRIADEVVDGAAAAAGLDVDAQRALLDALEVETETTLQTGYSTNLTVHSFAVTARSVGFGAELTRPFFASMRRDLDPAGFTVDEVSDYIYGSAEVIGLMCLNAFLAGVPCDSDQRARLESGARRLGSAFQKINFLRDLRADWHDLGRNYFPHIDPDRLTETQKLDLVADIEADLDAAAAVIPELPQNCRVAVDAAHGLFAALTQRLRATPAADLLAARIRVPNAGKLAIVIAATMHGRAR